In one Caballeronia sp. M1242 genomic region, the following are encoded:
- a CDS encoding YfaP family protein — protein sequence MIRSIRRLPILLAFLSAAIAQAAPAPIQVLSATVRDQKISGAAVFVQNDGAQSIRTETDAQGAAPLPDDVADSGSAMLIIKKTGYSDLVVKCPCAGLTYAMSPVMKNLDGMRVVLTWGATPRDLDLHVSYPRNHVYYARQQGTDANLDIDHTDSFGPETITLERRHQGETYVFAVHDFSDQSLPHSSTLSNSQAKVYVYVGQSLVRTFSVPREAGNLWTVFRLSADGEIQDINSMRGVTVDASNVLGSIEIYNDQQMAVQPANEGYVNPVRASDLNKRGEAAYRSGDIDTAIALYTEAIGFQPEFGQAYSNLGLAFQKAGRPAEAMWANRKAIALASGPTAATVRASSHYNIGRIFEDAGQYADALTQYRAAKNSKANAAYDASIARVGNR from the coding sequence ATGATTCGTTCGATTCGCAGACTTCCCATCCTCTTGGCGTTCCTCAGCGCCGCCATCGCCCAAGCCGCTCCGGCACCCATTCAGGTCTTGAGCGCAACGGTCAGAGATCAGAAGATCTCAGGCGCCGCCGTCTTCGTACAGAACGACGGCGCACAGTCGATCCGGACAGAAACAGATGCACAAGGCGCTGCTCCGCTTCCCGACGATGTCGCGGACAGCGGCAGTGCCATGTTGATTATCAAGAAGACCGGCTATTCCGATCTAGTCGTCAAGTGTCCTTGCGCCGGCCTCACTTATGCGATGAGCCCCGTCATGAAGAATCTTGATGGAATGCGGGTCGTACTAACGTGGGGCGCGACGCCGCGCGACCTGGACCTGCACGTGTCATACCCGCGAAATCACGTGTATTACGCGCGCCAGCAAGGAACCGATGCCAACCTCGACATCGATCACACGGACAGCTTCGGGCCGGAAACCATCACGCTCGAACGCAGGCATCAGGGCGAAACGTACGTGTTCGCGGTGCACGATTTCAGCGATCAATCGCTCCCGCACTCCTCAACTCTCTCGAACAGTCAGGCGAAAGTGTACGTGTATGTCGGCCAATCGCTCGTGCGCACGTTCTCCGTGCCGCGCGAAGCTGGCAATCTCTGGACGGTGTTTCGCCTGAGTGCCGATGGAGAGATCCAGGACATCAACAGCATGCGTGGAGTGACCGTCGATGCCTCCAACGTGCTCGGAAGCATTGAAATCTATAACGATCAACAGATGGCAGTCCAGCCGGCGAACGAGGGTTATGTAAATCCGGTCCGCGCATCGGATTTGAACAAGCGAGGCGAGGCGGCCTATCGATCCGGCGACATCGATACCGCTATCGCCCTGTACACGGAGGCGATCGGCTTCCAGCCCGAATTTGGTCAAGCCTACAGCAACCTGGGTCTGGCGTTCCAGAAAGCTGGACGTCCAGCAGAAGCGATGTGGGCCAATCGCAAGGCTATCGCACTGGCAAGCGGCCCCACCGCCGCGACCGTACGCGCAAGCTCGCATTACAACATTGGCCGGATTTTCGAAGATGCCGGTCAATATGCGGATGCCTTGACCCAATATCGCGCGGCCAAGAACAGCAAGGCCAATGCGGCCTACGACGCTTCCATTGCGCGCGTCGGCAACCGATAA